Proteins from one Ricinus communis isolate WT05 ecotype wild-type chromosome 9, ASM1957865v1, whole genome shotgun sequence genomic window:
- the LOC8276117 gene encoding protein BEARSKIN2, with protein MVMGSSTGGGGGGGGGAGGVPPGFRFHPTDEELLHYYLKKKVSFQKFDMEVIREVDLNKMEPWELQERCRIGSTPQNEWYFFSHKDRKYPTGSRTNRATNAGFWKATGRDKCIRNNYKKIGMRKTLVFYRGRAPHGQKTDWIMHEYRLEDGDDVNGNSNEDGWVVCRVFKKKNLFKVGNEATTSINSSDHQHLNSNSNNPSITIQPRSFMHRDSQLLLRDQLPFELNKPELALHHYPHNMATSQYSLFQVQTLMPTQTKPVGYDQYPNPARDCESGSESLRYDQAGLDVGSCEPTHHHHQQQMGIGRDEGGAGLNDQWAMLDRIVTPHIGEDDSSKGVRFEDANASSVNPINHLSLRGEMMDFWGYGK; from the exons atgGTAATGGGATCATCCactggtggtggtggtggtggtggtggtggggCTGGTGGTGTGCCGCCAGGGTTTAGGTTCCACCCAACAGACGAAGAACTGCTTCATTACTACTTGAAAAAGAAGGTTTCGTTTCAAAAGTTTGATATGGAAGTCATTAGAGAAGTCGACTTGAATAAGATGGAGCCCTGGGAGTTACAAG AGAGATGTAGAATCGGATCGACTCCACAAAATGAATGGTACTTTTTCAGCCATAAGGACAGAAAGTATCCAACAGGATCAAGGACCAACAGAGCGACAAATGCTGGATTTTGGAAGGCAACAGGGAGAGATAAGTGCATTAGGAACAATTACAAGAAGATTGGTATGAGGAAAACTCTTGTCTTCTATAGAGGAAGAGCTCCTCATGGCCAGAAGACTGACTGGATCATGCATGAGTACCGCCTTGAGGATGGTGATGATGTTAATGGAAACTCCAAT GAGGATGGCTGGGTGGTATGTAGGGTATTCAAGAAGAAGAATCTATTCAAAGTTGGAAATGAAGCAACAACAAGCATCAACTCATCTGATCATCAACACCTCAACAGCAACAGCAACAACCCATCAATCACCATTCAACCTCGCAGTTTCATGCACAGGGACAGCCAGTTATTACTACGTGATCAGCTACCATTTGAACTGAACAAACCTGAACTTGCACTTCATCACTACCCCCACAACATGGCTACATCTCAGTATTCTCTTTTCCAAGTACAGACCCTAATGCCAACACAAACCAAGCCAGTAGGGTATGACCAATACCCGAACCCAGCTAGGGATTGCGAGAGTGGCAGTGAAAGTCTTAGATATGATCAGGCAGGTCTAGACGTGGGCAGCTGTGAACCCacccatcatcatcatcaacaacaaATGGGTATAGGAAGAGATGAGGGAGGTGCTGGGTTGAATGACCAGTGGGCTATGCTTGATCGGATTGTTACTCCCCACATTGGGGAGGATGATTCTTCTAAAGGCGTCAGGTTTGAGGATGCAAATGCTTCATCAGTTAACCCTATTAATCACCTCTCTTTGCGTGGGGAGATGATGGATTTTTGGGGCTATGGGAAATAA
- the LOC125371225 gene encoding uncharacterized protein LOC125371225, with protein sequence MAFGNSNTPAVPTLTGENYQLWVVKMKAYLKSLGLWEIVEHNSLVPPLRADPTIAQIKYHEEERMKRHKAVTTIYSALPDCVFTKIMQLEAAKDIWDELEKQYEGDARDKIVRILTLKREFELLKMKDNETVKEYSTKVLGLINQMRLYEEDIQDYKVVEKMLISLPEKFEAKIAAIEESCNLTRLTISNLVSKLQAQEARSFMRNGAMMEEAFQARHNSNQQTHGGQIKVDKRNKGKASAAPRGTFPPCGTCKKTNHLEKDCWHKGKIQCRFCKK encoded by the coding sequence ATGGCCTTTGGCAATTCAAATACACCTGCTGTTCCAACACTCACAGGTGAAAACTATCAACTCTGGGTAGTAAAAATGAAGGCTTACCTGAAGTCATTAGGTCTTTGGGAAATAGTTGAGCACAATTCACTAGTCCCACCATTAAGAGCTGATCCAACTATAGCTCAGATAAAGTACcatgaagaagaaaggatGAAGAGACACAAGGCTGTGACCACCATTTATTCAGCCTTACCAGATTGTGTTTTCACCAAGATAATGCAACTGGAAGCTGCAAAAGACATTTGGGATGAACTTGAGAAGCAATACGAAGGTGATGCAAGAGACAAGATAGTCAGAATTTTAACTCTTAAAAGAGAGTTTGAATTATTAAAGATGAAAGACAACGAAACGGTTAAGGAATACTCCACCAAAGTGCTAGGGCTTATCAATCAGATGAGACTCTACGAAGAGGATATCCAAGACTACAAGGTAGTAGAAAAAATGTTGATAAGCTTACCTGAGAAGTTTGAAGCCAAAATAGCCGCAATAGAGGAATCATGCAACCTCACAAGGCTGACTATTTCAAATCTTGTTAGTAAACTTCAAGCTCAGGAAGCTAGATCATTTATGAGAAATGGAGCTATGATGGAGGAAGCCTTCCAAGCAAGACATAACAGCAATCAACAAACTCATGGTGGCCAAATCAAagttgataaaagaaataaaggcAAGGCATCTGCTGCACCAAGAGGCACATTTCCGCCATGTGGAACATGCAAGAAAACAAATCATTTGGAGAAGGATTGTTGGCATAAAGGAAAAATTCAGTGCAGATTTTGCAAAAAATGA